The Streptomyces albofaciens JCM 4342 genome has a segment encoding these proteins:
- the egtB gene encoding ergothioneine biosynthesis protein EgtB: MTHDPESLRERAARALLAARDRTRLLTTCVDDHDLTAQHSPLMSPLVWDLAHIGNQEEQWLLRAVGKQEALRPDIDSVYDAFEHPRAERPSLPLLPPAEAHGYVTDVRTRVLDVLESSPLRGAPLLDSGFAFGMIAQHEQQHDETMLITHQLRRGPAVLTAPEPPVTSDGILPTEVLVPGGPFTMGTSTEPWALDNERPAHRRLLPAFLIDTTPVSNGAYQDFIEDGGYDDERWWSPEGWDHVREHRLHAPLFWHREGGQWLRRRFGVTEPVPPQEPVLHVSWYEADAYARWAGRRLPTEEEWEKAARHDPATGRSRRYPWGDEDPGPTHANLGQRHLRPAPVGSYPDGQSPLGVRQLIGDVWEWTASDFLPYPGFAAFPYREYSEVFFGGPYKVLRGGSFAVDPVACRGTFRNWDLPVRRQIFSGFRTARDAGTAGA, encoded by the coding sequence GTGACCCACGATCCCGAATCGCTCCGGGAACGCGCGGCGCGAGCGCTGCTCGCCGCGCGCGACCGCACCCGCCTGCTGACCACTTGCGTCGACGACCACGACCTCACCGCGCAGCACTCGCCCCTGATGTCTCCGCTGGTGTGGGACCTGGCACACATCGGCAACCAGGAGGAGCAGTGGCTGCTGCGCGCGGTCGGCAAGCAGGAGGCGCTGCGCCCGGACATCGACTCCGTCTACGACGCCTTCGAACACCCGCGCGCCGAGCGCCCGTCCCTGCCGCTGCTGCCGCCCGCCGAAGCACACGGCTACGTCACGGACGTACGCACCCGCGTACTGGACGTCCTGGAGAGCAGTCCACTGCGCGGCGCGCCACTGCTCGACTCCGGCTTCGCGTTCGGCATGATCGCGCAGCACGAGCAGCAGCACGACGAGACCATGCTCATCACGCACCAGCTGCGCCGCGGCCCGGCCGTGCTCACGGCCCCCGAGCCGCCGGTGACATCGGACGGCATCCTGCCCACCGAAGTCCTCGTACCCGGCGGCCCGTTCACGATGGGCACCTCCACCGAACCATGGGCCCTGGACAACGAGCGCCCCGCGCACCGCCGCCTCCTGCCGGCCTTCCTCATCGACACCACGCCGGTGAGCAACGGCGCGTACCAGGACTTCATCGAGGACGGCGGGTACGACGACGAGCGCTGGTGGTCCCCCGAGGGCTGGGACCACGTACGCGAACACCGGCTGCACGCGCCGCTGTTCTGGCACCGGGAGGGCGGGCAGTGGCTGCGGCGGCGCTTCGGCGTCACCGAGCCGGTGCCGCCGCAGGAGCCGGTGCTGCACGTGAGCTGGTACGAGGCCGACGCGTACGCGCGGTGGGCGGGACGGCGGCTGCCCACGGAGGAGGAGTGGGAGAAGGCGGCCCGGCACGACCCGGCCACCGGCCGGTCGCGGCGCTACCCGTGGGGCGACGAGGACCCCGGCCCCACTCACGCCAACCTGGGCCAGCGGCACCTGCGCCCCGCTCCCGTCGGCAGCTACCCGGACGGCCAGTCGCCGCTCGGCGTACGCCAGCTGATCGGCGACGTATGGGAATGGACGGCCAGCGACTTCCTCCCCTACCCCGGCTTCGCCGCCTTCCCCTACCGGGAGTACTCGGAGGTGTTCTTCGGCGGGCCGTACAAGGTGCTGCGCGGCGGCTCCTTCGCCGTGGACCCGGTCGCCTGCCGGGGCACCTTCCGCAACTGGGACCTGCCGGTACGGCGCCAGATCTTCTCCGGCTTCCGCACGGCGCGGGACGCCGGGACGGCGGGCGCATGA